A single genomic interval of Roseomonas aeriglobus harbors:
- the rimP gene encoding ribosome maturation protein RimP — translation MFVSGDWRLADIAHLTALIEPEAKALGLDLVRVKMFGGQSDPTLQVMAERPDTRQLTIDDCADLSRRISDVFDALEEAGKDPIDYAYRLEVSSPGIDRPLTRLKDYADWAGHEARVTLAEKIDGRKQLNGTLAGIEGDTVTVDVRGHQPMTVPFAQISDAKLVITDKLIAATAPLSTQGADKIIETEE, via the coding sequence ATGTTCGTATCTGGAGACTGGCGTTTGGCCGACATCGCGCATCTGACCGCGCTCATCGAACCCGAAGCGAAGGCTTTGGGGCTGGACCTCGTGCGCGTGAAGATGTTCGGCGGCCAGTCCGACCCGACGCTGCAGGTCATGGCCGAACGGCCCGACACGCGTCAGCTGACGATCGACGACTGTGCCGACCTGTCGCGCCGTATCTCCGACGTGTTCGACGCGCTGGAGGAAGCGGGCAAGGATCCGATCGATTACGCCTATCGCCTGGAAGTGTCGTCGCCCGGCATCGACCGTCCGCTGACCCGCCTGAAGGACTATGCCGACTGGGCGGGGCATGAAGCGCGCGTGACGCTTGCGGAGAAGATCGACGGGCGCAAGCAACTGAACGGCACGCTCGCCGGCATCGAAGGCGACACCGTCACCGTCGACGTCCGCGGCCATCAGCCGATGACCGTCCCCTTTGCCCAAATTTCCGACGCGAAGCTCGTCATCACCGACAAGCTGATCGCCGCAACCGCACCATTGTCGACGCAGGGCGCCGACAAGATCATCGAAACTGAGGAATAA
- a CDS encoding PQQ-dependent sugar dehydrogenase, translating to MRLTAILLATTLIACTETTPGNAQNAAAPTPAGQGTATAGLPFAVTEVADLTSPWAMAFLPDGRLLVTEKAGEMLLLSGDGRQKRTIATIPVDSAGQGGLMDVVLAPGFARNRQVYFSYSTAGAGGKGVVLARGVLSGAAGAEQLTGITELFRATPFVEGNGHYSGRIAFAPDGRHLFFTNGERQKFTPAQDPKATLGKVLRLTLDGKPAGDPGLTAKGFHPAVWSYGHRNLLGIAFDRAGNLWEQEMGPEGGDEVNLILPGRNYGYPKVSNGRNYGAATDDIPDHAPGDGFEAPKVWWTPVISPAGLLVYTGAMFPEWQGDLFIGGLSSKALIRVDVNGTSATKGDQWPMGTRIRDVDQGPDGAIWLLEDGQRGSNGRVIKLTKR from the coding sequence ATGCGTCTCACCGCCATCCTGCTTGCCACGACTCTCATCGCCTGCACCGAAACGACCCCCGGCAATGCGCAGAATGCCGCTGCGCCGACCCCGGCAGGGCAGGGTACCGCGACCGCGGGGCTTCCGTTCGCCGTTACCGAGGTCGCCGATCTGACCTCCCCCTGGGCGATGGCCTTTCTTCCCGACGGGCGATTGCTGGTGACCGAAAAGGCCGGCGAGATGCTGCTGCTGTCGGGCGACGGCAGGCAGAAGCGCACCATCGCGACGATCCCGGTCGACAGTGCCGGCCAGGGCGGATTGATGGACGTCGTTCTTGCGCCGGGCTTCGCGCGGAACCGGCAGGTCTATTTCAGCTATTCGACCGCCGGCGCCGGCGGCAAGGGCGTGGTACTGGCGCGCGGCGTGCTGTCGGGCGCAGCCGGAGCGGAACAGTTGACCGGTATCACCGAGTTGTTCCGCGCGACGCCGTTCGTCGAGGGTAATGGCCATTATTCCGGCCGCATCGCCTTTGCCCCCGATGGCCGGCACCTGTTCTTCACCAATGGCGAGCGGCAGAAGTTCACCCCTGCGCAAGACCCGAAGGCGACACTGGGCAAAGTGCTGCGGCTGACACTTGACGGAAAGCCCGCGGGCGATCCGGGCCTGACCGCCAAGGGCTTCCATCCGGCCGTCTGGTCCTATGGCCACCGCAATCTGCTGGGCATCGCGTTCGACCGCGCGGGCAATCTGTGGGAGCAGGAGATGGGGCCGGAGGGCGGCGACGAGGTCAATCTGATCCTGCCCGGCCGCAACTATGGCTATCCCAAGGTGTCGAACGGCCGCAACTATGGTGCTGCGACCGACGACATCCCCGATCACGCGCCCGGCGACGGGTTCGAAGCGCCCAAGGTCTGGTGGACACCCGTCATCTCGCCGGCCGGACTGCTCGTCTATACCGGTGCGATGTTCCCCGAGTGGCAGGGCGATCTCTTCATCGGCGGTCTGTCGTCGAAGGCGCTGATCCGGGTCGATGTGAACGGGACCTCCGCGACCAAGGGTGACCAGTGGCCAATGGGCACCCGCATCCGCGATGTCGATCAGGGGCCGGACGGTGCGATCTGGCTGTTGGAGGACGGGCAGCGTGGCAGCAACGGTCGCGTCATCAAGCTTACGAAGCGATGA
- a CDS encoding ABC transporter permease — MNITLQSALWGIGSARWRSGTILITVMCAVSSVFFCTAIIGGFDDILRRMSFGRSAFTLTIRANEITNERVGPPSLDDLTFLRQAMPRATEAATWTTGRAAVRFENGAANIPVYGVLGQYRSELDTPLASGRWFTETELEENARVCLLGSGAADQLGDGATVGRTLHLSGVSCEIIGVLRYPDTRPARRFVDAAILPFQIVKRYFGQEEEPRRAVSWLTLFFPEGEDMAAARTSADTLLRKRHGVPQTRLSPYLFDDPEASVRDQERQRNMVARLLASITAIVILVSVICYCAVTIAACQLRRREFAIRMAMGALRHNVARQIIIENLILTIAGSFLGVACGYLLALVASSVWDWPIAISWRYAAALIACNLGLAACIGSYGGWLAGSTPPASAAR; from the coding sequence ATGAACATCACGCTGCAGTCGGCGCTTTGGGGCATCGGCTCCGCCCGCTGGCGGAGTGGGACGATATTGATCACGGTCATGTGTGCTGTGAGCTCGGTCTTCTTCTGCACCGCGATCATCGGAGGCTTCGATGACATCCTGCGTCGGATGAGCTTCGGACGCTCTGCCTTTACGCTAACGATTCGTGCGAACGAGATCACGAACGAACGAGTAGGCCCGCCGAGTCTGGATGATCTGACATTCCTTCGCCAAGCCATGCCGCGAGCGACGGAAGCGGCGACTTGGACGACGGGCCGAGCTGCAGTCCGCTTCGAAAACGGCGCCGCCAATATTCCGGTCTATGGCGTGCTCGGTCAGTATCGGTCCGAACTGGATACGCCGCTTGCATCAGGCCGGTGGTTTACCGAAACCGAACTGGAGGAGAATGCGCGCGTCTGCCTGCTCGGTAGTGGCGCGGCAGATCAGCTCGGCGATGGCGCGACCGTGGGTCGAACGCTGCATCTTTCAGGCGTGAGCTGCGAAATCATCGGCGTGTTGCGATATCCGGATACACGTCCGGCGCGTCGTTTCGTCGACGCGGCGATCCTGCCCTTCCAGATCGTCAAACGATATTTTGGCCAGGAGGAGGAGCCGCGGCGAGCGGTGAGTTGGCTTACGCTCTTCTTTCCGGAAGGCGAAGACATGGCGGCCGCGCGAACGAGCGCAGACACGCTTCTGCGAAAGCGTCACGGTGTGCCGCAGACCCGGCTTTCGCCCTATCTCTTCGACGATCCCGAGGCGAGCGTCCGTGATCAGGAACGTCAACGGAACATGGTGGCGCGATTGCTTGCAAGTATCACGGCCATAGTCATCCTCGTCAGCGTCATTTGCTATTGCGCCGTGACGATCGCCGCTTGCCAACTTCGCCGGCGCGAATTCGCGATCCGGATGGCAATGGGTGCGCTCCGCCATAACGTCGCGCGACAGATCATCATCGAGAACCTTATTCTCACGATCGCGGGCTCGTTTCTCGGTGTGGCCTGCGGCTATTTACTGGCCCTCGTGGCGAGTTCTGTCTGGGACTGGCCGATCGCGATTTCCTGGCGGTATGCAGCCGCCCTAATCGCGTGCAATTTGGGCCTCGCCGCGTGTATCGGAAGCTATGGTGGGTGGTTAGCGGGCTCGACGCCCCCGGCCTCCGCGGCAAGATGA
- a CDS encoding RlmE family RNA methyltransferase has protein sequence MSRGGSGGRTRVKTARGRTAQSTRWLERQLNDPYVKRAKAEGYRSRAAYKLTELDERFTILRGAKRVVDLGIAPGGWAQVVRKYCPKAAIVGIDLLPVDPIDGVTIFQMDFMDDKAPDVLIEALGGAPDLVISDMAANTVGHPQTDALRTMALVETAVAFAIDVLEKGGTFVAKVFAGGADSALVAEMKRNFTSVKHAKPPASRKGSSEWYVVAQGFKGRAAE, from the coding sequence GTGAGCCGGGGCGGCAGCGGCGGGCGGACCCGCGTCAAGACCGCGCGCGGACGGACAGCCCAATCGACCCGCTGGCTCGAGCGGCAGCTGAACGACCCGTACGTGAAGCGCGCGAAGGCGGAAGGCTATCGCAGCCGCGCGGCGTACAAGCTGACCGAACTCGACGAGCGATTCACGATCCTGCGCGGGGCGAAGCGGGTCGTCGACCTGGGCATCGCGCCGGGTGGATGGGCGCAGGTCGTACGCAAATACTGCCCCAAGGCCGCGATCGTCGGCATCGATCTGTTGCCGGTCGACCCGATCGACGGCGTCACCATCTTCCAGATGGACTTCATGGACGACAAGGCGCCCGACGTGCTGATCGAGGCATTGGGCGGCGCGCCGGACCTGGTCATCTCCGACATGGCGGCGAACACCGTCGGCCATCCCCAGACCGATGCATTGCGCACCATGGCCCTGGTCGAAACCGCGGTCGCCTTCGCGATCGACGTGCTGGAGAAGGGCGGCACCTTCGTTGCGAAGGTGTTCGCAGGCGGCGCGGATTCGGCGCTGGTGGCCGAGATGAAGCGCAATTTTACGAGCGTGAAACATGCCAAGCCCCCGGCCAGCCGGAAGGGGTCGAGCGAATGGTATGTCGTGGCACAGGGATTCAAGGGGAGGGCAGCGGAATAG
- a CDS encoding efflux RND transporter periplasmic adaptor subunit: MFGNPVRPLLPLILLTLLSCSDREDQQRYETIDVQRGDLRDIVQAVGDVRQPIEMMVPVLADAQVVSVSARLGDHVVKGQPLARLSLREPSDAANDASIDLEQARIALEIAHNRQAKAAATFAGVKQLHEKGFVPNARLAAEAKDLESEQLNVRSAERKLAALTSRTSRLRTRVAEQEILRSPCSCTVEDVSIVPGQIVGPSLADAFYLAGGGDALQVKVKVPEQDLARAQQAENIRFSVDTAPNETFPATIAYISNRPIKEGRFIYYTISLSFTRSNPTIRPGMTANVEFVNADARNVLKVPVKALYFRPPDYIPLMTPSMTKALQSAKDAEERRLAIAMGEGYEFGFLFSKGLRRIFVLEGGKPVRRLIRVGEQGEDVFAAISGLRPGETVVLGEARRVPPKET; encoded by the coding sequence ATGTTTGGAAATCCCGTCCGGCCGTTGCTTCCGCTGATCCTTCTTACCTTGCTGTCCTGTTCGGACCGTGAAGATCAGCAGCGCTATGAAACGATCGACGTTCAGCGCGGCGACTTACGAGACATCGTCCAGGCCGTCGGCGATGTCCGCCAGCCCATCGAGATGATGGTGCCGGTTCTTGCCGACGCGCAGGTCGTGTCCGTTTCCGCCCGACTGGGTGATCACGTCGTAAAGGGACAGCCGCTTGCGCGCCTTTCGCTGCGTGAACCATCCGACGCTGCGAACGACGCTTCGATTGATCTCGAACAGGCGCGCATTGCGCTTGAGATCGCCCACAATCGGCAGGCGAAGGCTGCGGCGACCTTTGCCGGCGTCAAGCAGCTTCATGAAAAAGGGTTCGTTCCGAATGCGCGATTGGCTGCGGAAGCAAAGGATCTCGAGTCCGAGCAACTCAATGTTCGCAGTGCGGAGCGCAAGCTGGCGGCGTTGACGTCGAGAACATCCCGCCTGCGGACCCGGGTCGCTGAGCAGGAAATCCTTCGATCACCCTGTTCCTGCACGGTGGAGGATGTTTCGATCGTACCGGGTCAGATCGTCGGTCCCTCGCTCGCCGATGCGTTCTACCTGGCGGGCGGCGGCGACGCGCTTCAGGTCAAGGTAAAGGTCCCCGAACAGGATCTTGCGCGGGCACAGCAGGCGGAAAACATACGGTTCAGCGTCGATACGGCTCCAAACGAGACTTTTCCTGCGACCATCGCCTACATCAGCAACCGCCCGATCAAAGAGGGTCGGTTCATTTACTATACGATCTCGCTGTCGTTTACGCGTTCGAACCCGACCATTCGCCCCGGTATGACAGCCAATGTCGAGTTCGTGAATGCCGATGCACGCAACGTACTGAAGGTGCCGGTGAAGGCACTGTATTTCCGCCCCCCTGACTATATTCCGCTGATGACGCCCTCGATGACGAAGGCGCTGCAGAGTGCGAAAGATGCCGAGGAACGGCGACTGGCGATCGCTATGGGGGAAGGATATGAATTCGGCTTTCTGTTTTCGAAGGGGCTGCGGCGAATCTTCGTGCTGGAGGGCGGAAAGCCCGTTCGACGGCTGATCCGGGTAGGTGAACAGGGAGAGGATGTCTTTGCCGCGATCAGCGGCCTGCGGCCCGGCGAGACGGTCGTGCTGGGCGAGGCACGCCGGGTCCCTCCGAAAGAAACATGA
- a CDS encoding ABC transporter ATP-binding protein: protein MSPLIEARGVSRRFGSGATQTTAVDSVDFDLHAGSFVGVIGPSGCGKSTLLNLIGLLDAPSAGTLRIGEEIVTPGKLDRRIARLRRDRIGFLFQDAGLLANMSVIGNLTLPLRYMGWSGKRAREKAFMKLAEYHLHGFADRPVDNLSGGERQRIALLRALLKEPAILICDEPTASLDEANSLAVIDALAASASRGTLVVCSTHDPLVMGRLSRRLAMHRGRLEADE from the coding sequence ATGAGCCCGCTTATCGAAGCGCGCGGCGTCAGTCGCCGGTTCGGATCCGGCGCTACCCAAACGACCGCGGTGGATAGTGTCGACTTCGATCTGCATGCAGGCTCGTTCGTCGGCGTGATCGGGCCGTCGGGCTGCGGGAAATCTACCCTGCTCAACCTGATCGGTCTGCTCGACGCGCCGAGTGCCGGTACGCTGCGGATCGGCGAAGAAATCGTGACACCCGGCAAGCTGGATCGTCGCATCGCGCGTCTACGGCGGGACCGGATCGGCTTTCTCTTCCAGGATGCAGGGTTGCTGGCGAATATGTCGGTCATCGGCAATCTGACGCTGCCGCTGCGCTACATGGGCTGGTCCGGCAAACGAGCCCGGGAGAAGGCCTTCATGAAGCTCGCGGAGTATCATCTGCATGGCTTCGCAGACAGGCCGGTCGACAATCTGTCGGGTGGCGAGCGACAGCGGATCGCACTGCTGCGTGCGCTTCTGAAGGAGCCAGCGATCCTCATCTGCGATGAGCCGACGGCGTCGCTAGACGAGGCGAACAGCCTCGCAGTCATCGACGCGCTGGCCGCATCCGCAAGCCGCGGAACCTTGGTCGTGTGTTCCACCCATGACCCGCTTGTCATGGGCCGGTTGTCGCGTCGCCTCGCTATGCATCGGGGACGTCTCGAGGCGGATGAATGA
- a CDS encoding Ppx/GppA family phosphatase, with protein MNRYLRIQAPNDRFAVVTDENDKKKVTAVGDVSARGPYGPRAHAPRPAPRSPAHGRWPQARHYAALDLGTNNCRLLIARPQGQGFAVVDAFSRIVRLGEGLAATGRLSDEAIERTIAALRVCADKLKRRDVALARSVATEACRRATNGPEFIQRAYRETGIMLDIISAEEEARLAVLGCHALIEPGEGAALVFDIGGGSTELVLVDTRSAVPTVLDWHSAPWGVVSLTESAAKDGYAAMRALVRASFAPFAGRLPRDVERRRLLGTSGTVTTLASVHLGLDSYDRSAVDGLIMPAGAMRDVSRHIASLDVAGRAKVPCIGPERADLVVAGCAILEEILDIWPAEQLGIADRGIREGILRRLMGTRQ; from the coding sequence ATGAACCGTTACCTTCGCATCCAAGCACCGAACGACCGGTTCGCGGTCGTGACGGACGAGAACGATAAGAAGAAAGTTACGGCCGTGGGGGATGTTTCCGCCCGAGGGCCGTACGGACCGCGTGCCCACGCGCCCCGTCCGGCCCCACGATCGCCAGCGCATGGCCGCTGGCCGCAGGCGCGGCATTACGCCGCGCTGGATCTTGGCACCAACAATTGTCGCCTGCTCATTGCCCGGCCGCAGGGCCAGGGCTTCGCGGTCGTCGACGCCTTCAGCCGGATCGTTCGGCTGGGCGAAGGCCTCGCTGCGACCGGTCGCCTGAGCGACGAGGCGATCGAGCGGACCATCGCTGCCTTGCGGGTGTGCGCCGACAAGCTGAAGCGCCGCGACGTGGCGCTCGCCCGCTCGGTCGCGACCGAAGCGTGTCGCCGAGCTACCAACGGCCCGGAGTTCATCCAGCGTGCGTACCGCGAGACGGGCATCATGCTGGACATCATCTCGGCAGAGGAAGAGGCACGGCTGGCGGTGCTCGGCTGCCACGCGTTGATCGAGCCGGGCGAGGGGGCGGCGCTGGTCTTCGACATCGGCGGCGGGTCGACCGAGCTGGTCCTGGTCGACACGCGCAGCGCGGTGCCGACCGTGCTCGACTGGCACAGCGCGCCCTGGGGGGTGGTGTCGCTGACCGAAAGCGCGGCGAAGGACGGCTATGCCGCGATGCGCGCACTGGTGCGGGCCAGCTTCGCGCCGTTCGCCGGGCGCCTGCCACGCGACGTCGAGCGGCGGCGGTTGCTGGGCACATCGGGCACGGTGACGACGCTGGCCAGCGTACACCTCGGCCTCGACAGCTATGACCGCTCGGCGGTCGACGGACTCATCATGCCGGCGGGCGCGATGCGCGACGTCAGCCGACACATCGCCAGCCTGGACGTCGCCGGCCGCGCCAAGGTGCCGTGCATCGGCCCCGAACGCGCCGACCTGGTCGTCGCGGGCTGCGCCATCCTGGAGGAAATTCTGGACATCTGGCCCGCCGAACAACTCGGCATCGCCGACCGCGGCATTCGCGAAGGCATCCTGCGCCGCCTGATGGGGACCCGCCAGTGA